One Bombina bombina isolate aBomBom1 chromosome 5, aBomBom1.pri, whole genome shotgun sequence DNA segment encodes these proteins:
- the LOC128661072 gene encoding LOW QUALITY PROTEIN: BET1-like protein (The sequence of the model RefSeq protein was modified relative to this genomic sequence to represent the inferred CDS: inserted 2 bases in 1 codon): MAEWGRGPSSGAVDEMLDAENKRLAENLTSKVSRLKSLALDIDQEANDHNKYLDGMDSDFMSVTGMLSGSVKRFTGMTRSGRDNRKLXVSAGLIGLFFLLYYLVSRAST, encoded by the exons ATGGCGGAGTGGGGAAGAGGTCCAAGCTCCGGAGCAGTGGATGAGATGCTGGACGCAGAAAACAAGCGTCTCGCCGAGAACTTAACTTCAAAGGTGTCGCGGCTCAAGTCGCTGGCACTGGACATTGACCAAGAAGCAAATGACCATAACAAGTACCTGGACGGCATGGATTCTGATTTCATGAGTGTGACGGGGATGTTAAGCGGCAGTGTGAAACGCTTCACCGGGATGACTCGCTCCGGCAGGGATAATCGCAAGCT CGTTTCCGCAGGCCTTATTGGACTCTTCTTTCTTCTTTACTATCTTGTGTCACGAGCGAGCACGTGA